A genomic stretch from Achromobacter spanius includes:
- the glyS gene encoding glycine--tRNA ligase subunit beta, producing the protein MTTNIRPLLVELLTEELPPKALQKLGQAFAEGVRATLERHGLLAEGCAVTAYSTPRRLAVHLSAVLAQAPDQPYAEKLMPAKIGLTEDGKATPALQKKLAAKGLENIDLATLDRESDGKQDYLVARGTAPGSSLAAGLQEGIDTALNSLPIPKVMRYQLADGVTTVKFVRPAHGLVALFGADVVPVAALGMQAGRDTLGHRFMSAGPVSFTDADSYAATLAEKGRVVASFEGRRDDIQRQLLDHAGRLSATLGDDPEVAALLDEVTALVEHPTVYVGQFEEQFLQVPQECLILTMRLNQKYFPLFDPATGRLTHRFLIVSNMHTDKPVNIVEGNQRVVRPRLADAQFFFETDRKTPLASRVEQLGSIVYHNKLGTQLERVERVRAIARGVAEQLGGDVSAADRAAMLAKADLGSNMVGEFPELQGIMGAYYAAGDGEPASVVEALRTQYRNRYDAPVTQDTLTAATLFIAERVETLVGIWAIGLAPTGERDPFGLRRAALGLISAFEQLAAGGWLKVSQDGPLSLNGLLDLAAGTFPAGKIPADTLAEVRTFIYERYRNQLINDFDRNAVEAVIALTPPLHQVAERVRAAAAFAQLPEAASLAAANKRIGNLLKKAEGEIGAVNEAALVEPAEKALAATVAQLRPQAEAQLAAGDFAGSLSTLAQAREPVDAFFADVMVMAEDPAVRANRLALLSQLHGLMNQVADISRLAQ; encoded by the coding sequence ATGACGACGAACATCCGCCCCCTGCTGGTCGAACTGCTGACCGAAGAACTCCCGCCCAAGGCCCTGCAAAAGCTGGGCCAGGCCTTTGCCGAAGGCGTGCGCGCCACGCTGGAACGCCACGGCCTGCTGGCCGAAGGCTGCGCGGTCACCGCGTATTCCACGCCGCGCCGCCTGGCCGTGCACCTGTCCGCCGTGCTGGCGCAGGCGCCTGACCAGCCCTATGCCGAAAAGCTGATGCCCGCCAAGATCGGCCTGACCGAAGACGGCAAGGCTACCCCAGCGCTGCAAAAGAAGCTGGCCGCCAAGGGCCTGGAAAATATCGACCTGGCCACCCTGGACCGCGAATCCGATGGCAAGCAGGACTACCTGGTGGCTCGCGGCACCGCCCCCGGTTCGTCGCTGGCCGCCGGTTTGCAGGAAGGCATCGACACGGCGTTGAACAGCCTGCCGATCCCCAAGGTGATGCGTTACCAATTGGCCGACGGCGTCACCACCGTCAAGTTCGTGCGCCCCGCCCACGGTCTGGTTGCGCTGTTTGGCGCCGACGTGGTGCCGGTCGCCGCGCTGGGCATGCAGGCCGGCCGCGACACGCTGGGCCACCGCTTCATGAGCGCCGGCCCCGTCTCGTTCACCGACGCCGATTCCTACGCCGCCACGCTGGCTGAAAAGGGCCGCGTCGTCGCGTCCTTCGAAGGCCGCCGCGATGACATCCAGCGCCAGTTGCTGGACCACGCCGGCCGCCTGTCGGCCACGCTGGGCGACGACCCAGAAGTGGCCGCGCTGCTGGACGAAGTGACGGCGCTGGTCGAACACCCCACCGTCTACGTGGGTCAGTTTGAAGAGCAGTTCCTGCAAGTGCCGCAGGAATGCCTGATCCTGACCATGCGTTTGAACCAGAAGTACTTCCCGCTGTTCGACCCGGCCACCGGCCGCCTGACGCACCGCTTCCTGATCGTGAGCAACATGCACACGGACAAGCCGGTGAACATCGTTGAAGGCAACCAGCGCGTGGTGCGCCCGCGCCTGGCCGATGCGCAGTTCTTCTTTGAAACCGACCGCAAGACACCGCTGGCCTCGCGCGTGGAACAGCTGGGTTCCATCGTTTATCACAACAAGCTGGGCACCCAGCTTGAACGTGTCGAGCGCGTGCGCGCCATCGCGCGTGGCGTGGCCGAGCAACTGGGCGGCGACGTTAGCGCAGCCGACCGCGCCGCCATGCTGGCCAAGGCCGACCTGGGTTCGAACATGGTGGGCGAATTCCCCGAGCTGCAAGGCATCATGGGCGCCTACTACGCAGCCGGCGACGGCGAGCCCGCCAGCGTCGTCGAGGCGCTGCGCACGCAATACCGCAACCGCTACGACGCCCCCGTCACGCAAGACACCCTGACCGCCGCCACGCTGTTCATCGCCGAGCGCGTGGAAACGCTGGTCGGCATCTGGGCCATCGGCCTGGCGCCCACGGGCGAACGCGACCCCTTCGGCCTGCGCCGCGCGGCGCTTGGCCTGATCAGCGCGTTTGAGCAATTGGCGGCTGGTGGCTGGCTGAAGGTCAGCCAGGACGGCCCGCTGTCGCTCAACGGCCTGTTGGACTTGGCCGCAGGCACGTTCCCCGCCGGCAAGATCCCGGCCGACACGCTGGCTGAAGTTCGCACGTTCATCTACGAGCGCTACCGCAACCAGCTCATCAACGACTTCGACCGCAACGCGGTGGAAGCGGTGATTGCGCTGACGCCGCCGCTGCACCAGGTAGCCGAGCGCGTGCGCGCCGCCGCCGCGTTCGCGCAACTGCCCGAAGCGGCCAGCCTGGCCGCCGCCAACAAGCGCATCGGCAACCTGCTGAAGAAGGCCGAAGGCGAGATCGGCGCGGTGAATGAGGCCGCCCTGGTCGAACCCGCGGAAAAAGCGCTGGCCGCCACCGTCGCCCAGCTGCGCCCGCAAGCCGAAGCGCAATTGGCCGCGGGCGACTTTGCCGGCAGCCTGTCCACGCTGGCGCAAGCTCGCGAACCGGTGGACGCCTTTTTTGCCGACGTCATGGTCATGGCCGAAGACCCGGCCGTGCGCGCCAACCGACTGGCTCTGCTGAGCCAGTTGCATGGCCTGATGAACCAGGTGGCCGACATTTCCAGGTTGGCACAGTGA
- the def gene encoding peptide deformylase yields the protein MIHPILKMGDPRLLRVAPPVERFDTPELHALIDDMFETMAAAQGVGLAAPQIGVDLQVVIFGFERNERYPDAPPVPQTILCNPVITPLSDEMQDGWEGCLSVPGLRGLVPRYRHIRYSGRDPYGQLIEREAEGFHARVVQHECDHLIGRLYPSRIQDFSKFGFTEILFPGMDPNADD from the coding sequence ATGATCCACCCCATCCTGAAAATGGGCGACCCGCGCCTCTTGCGTGTGGCCCCGCCGGTGGAACGCTTCGACACGCCCGAACTGCACGCCCTGATCGACGACATGTTTGAAACCATGGCGGCCGCGCAGGGCGTGGGGCTGGCCGCGCCACAGATCGGCGTGGACCTGCAAGTGGTGATCTTCGGCTTTGAGCGCAACGAGCGCTATCCGGACGCACCGCCCGTGCCGCAGACCATCCTGTGCAACCCGGTCATCACGCCGCTCTCGGACGAGATGCAGGACGGCTGGGAAGGCTGCCTGTCGGTGCCCGGCCTGCGCGGGCTGGTGCCGCGCTATCGTCACATCCGCTATAGCGGCCGCGACCCGTACGGCCAGTTGATCGAGCGCGAAGCCGAAGGCTTCCACGCCCGCGTGGTGCAGCATGAATGCGACCACTTGATTGGCCGCCTGTACCCGTCGCGCATCCAGGATTTCTCGAAGTTCGGCTTCACGGAAATCCTGTTCCCCGGCATGGACCCGAACGCGGACGATTAA
- a CDS encoding lysophospholipid acyltransferase family protein, translating into MARLRSLLYFLFLAITVIPYAFLCILWAPLPLHWRYKLTVGWPRLAIWGAKVFCGIRWQVKGWENLPDGPAVILSKHQSAWETLFFPAHMPREVCFVYKKELHMVPFFGWGLALLRMIAIDRSKGRDAFDQVVKQGQTRMDEGRWPLLFPEGTRVPPGKTARFKMGGALLASRTGAVVIPVAHNAGECWRRNAFVKYPGMVTLSIGPAIESKGLSPDELNQKVQDWIEGEMRRLNPERYA; encoded by the coding sequence ATGGCCCGGCTACGTTCGCTGCTGTATTTCCTGTTCCTGGCCATCACGGTCATCCCCTACGCGTTCTTATGCATTCTGTGGGCGCCGCTGCCGCTGCACTGGCGCTACAAGCTGACGGTGGGTTGGCCGCGCCTGGCCATCTGGGGCGCCAAGGTGTTCTGCGGGATCCGCTGGCAGGTCAAGGGCTGGGAAAACCTGCCCGACGGCCCGGCCGTGATCCTGTCCAAGCACCAATCGGCCTGGGAAACCCTGTTCTTCCCGGCGCACATGCCGCGCGAAGTCTGCTTCGTCTACAAAAAAGAACTGCACATGGTGCCGTTCTTCGGCTGGGGCCTGGCGCTGCTGCGCATGATTGCCATTGACCGCTCCAAGGGCCGGGACGCCTTCGACCAGGTGGTCAAGCAAGGCCAGACGCGCATGGACGAAGGCCGCTGGCCGTTGCTGTTTCCCGAAGGCACGCGCGTGCCCCCGGGCAAGACGGCGCGCTTCAAGATGGGCGGGGCGCTGCTGGCGTCGCGCACCGGCGCGGTCGTCATTCCCGTGGCGCATAACGCCGGCGAGTGCTGGCGGCGCAATGCTTTCGTCAAATATCCCGGCATGGTTACCCTGTCCATCGGTCCCGCGATAGAATCCAAAGGACTCTCCCCCGACGAACTGAACCAGAAGGTTCAGGACTGGATCGAAGGGGAAATGCGGCGTCTCAACCCCGAAAGGTATGCCTAG
- the gmhB gene encoding D-glycero-beta-D-manno-heptose 1,7-bisphosphate 7-phosphatase: MKLIILDRDGVINQDSDAFVKNPDEWIALPGSLQAIARLTQADWKVVVATNQSGLARGLFDMDTLTAIHTKMRRELAAVGGAIDAVFLCPHGPDDNCTCRKPRPGLFEQIGHRYDINLAGVPAVGDSLRDLQASSAVGCAPWLVQTGNGKKTLAKGGLPENTRVCEDLSAVVDILLQDN; the protein is encoded by the coding sequence GTGAAACTCATCATCCTAGACCGCGACGGCGTCATCAATCAGGACAGCGATGCGTTCGTCAAGAATCCCGACGAATGGATCGCCCTGCCCGGCAGCCTGCAAGCCATCGCCCGGCTGACGCAGGCCGACTGGAAGGTGGTGGTTGCCACCAACCAGTCCGGCCTGGCGCGCGGCCTGTTCGACATGGACACTCTGACCGCCATCCACACCAAGATGCGGCGTGAACTGGCCGCCGTGGGCGGCGCGATCGACGCGGTGTTCCTGTGCCCGCACGGGCCGGATGACAACTGCACCTGCCGCAAGCCGCGTCCGGGGCTGTTTGAACAGATCGGGCACCGCTACGACATCAACCTGGCCGGCGTGCCGGCGGTGGGCGATTCGCTGCGTGATCTGCAGGCGTCGTCCGCTGTTGGCTGCGCGCCGTGGCTGGTGCAAACCGGCAACGGCAAAAAGACGCTGGCCAAGGGCGGCCTGCCCGAGAACACCCGCGTGTGCGAAGACCTGTCGGCCGTGGTCGACATTCTGCTTCAGGACAATTGA
- a CDS encoding CaiB/BaiF CoA transferase family protein has product MTRPPALDGIRVLDLSRILAGPWCTQNLADLGADVIKIERPGVGDDTRAWGPPYLKDANGQDTSESAYYLSTNRNKRSVEADMATPAGAALIRELAAVSDILVENFKVGGLKKYGLDYDSLKAINPRLIYCSVTGFGQDGPFAQRPGYDFMIQGMGGLMSITGERDDLPGGGPQKAGVAVTDIVTGMYATVAILAALQERHRSGLGQHLDIALLDSHVALLANQNSNYFNSGVAPTRAGNAHQNVVPYQVFAASDGHLIVATGNESQYRAYCRAIGVPELGDDPRFATNRLRVTNREELIGILTGIMQEGRRDDWIAKLEAVGVPCGPINNIAQAFAHPQAEARQLRRDLPHPLGGTAPVTASPLRFSDSPVVYRRAPPLLGEHTEEVLREVLNKSPTAIAELIKPTDGT; this is encoded by the coding sequence ATGACGCGGCCGCCCGCGTTGGACGGCATCCGCGTATTGGACTTGTCGCGCATTCTGGCTGGCCCCTGGTGCACGCAAAATCTGGCTGATCTGGGTGCCGACGTCATCAAGATCGAACGCCCGGGCGTGGGCGACGACACGCGCGCTTGGGGGCCGCCGTATTTGAAGGATGCGAACGGCCAGGACACCAGCGAATCCGCCTACTACCTGAGCACGAACCGCAACAAGCGTTCGGTGGAAGCGGACATGGCCACGCCTGCTGGCGCGGCGCTGATTCGCGAACTGGCGGCTGTCAGCGACATCCTGGTCGAGAACTTCAAGGTGGGTGGGCTGAAGAAATATGGGCTGGACTACGACAGCCTGAAAGCCATCAACCCGCGTTTGATCTATTGCTCGGTGACAGGCTTCGGGCAGGACGGGCCCTTTGCGCAACGCCCTGGGTACGACTTCATGATCCAGGGCATGGGCGGGCTGATGAGCATTACCGGTGAGCGCGACGACCTGCCCGGCGGCGGCCCGCAGAAGGCGGGCGTGGCGGTGACGGATATCGTCACCGGCATGTACGCCACGGTCGCGATTCTGGCGGCGCTGCAGGAACGGCATCGCAGCGGCCTGGGGCAGCATCTGGATATTGCGTTGCTGGATAGCCATGTGGCGCTGCTGGCAAACCAGAATTCCAACTACTTCAATTCCGGCGTGGCACCCACGCGCGCGGGTAACGCGCATCAGAACGTGGTGCCCTATCAGGTGTTCGCGGCCAGCGACGGCCATCTGATCGTGGCCACGGGCAACGAATCGCAGTACCGCGCGTATTGCCGCGCCATCGGTGTGCCGGAACTGGGCGATGATCCGCGCTTTGCCACCAACCGCTTGCGCGTCACGAACCGCGAGGAATTGATCGGGATACTGACGGGGATCATGCAGGAAGGCCGTCGCGACGACTGGATTGCGAAGCTGGAAGCGGTGGGAGTGCCGTGCGGCCCGATCAACAACATCGCACAGGCCTTCGCGCACCCGCAAGCCGAAGCCCGGCAGTTGCGCCGCGATTTGCCGCATCCCTTGGGCGGCACGGCCCCCGTCACGGCCAGCCCGTTACGATTTTCGGATTCACCGGTGGTCTACCGCCGCGCCCCGCCATTGTTGGGCGAACACACGGAAGAGGTCCTGCGCGAGGTACTGAACAAATCCCCCACCGCCATCGCCGAATTAATAAAACCGACAGATGGCACGTAG
- a CDS encoding crotonase/enoyl-CoA hydratase family protein: MSDLITVEVTDGIQIITINRPEAKNAINLETAQAMAAALDQLDSRDDIRIGILTGGGGTFSSGMDLKAFAKSGQRPYVDGRGFAGLNERPPKKPLIAAVEGYALAGGCEMALASDLIVAANNAKFGLPEVKRGLVAGAGGMLRLPRRLPYHIAMEVILTGEMLTAERAHSFGLVNRLTEPGGALAGALELARAIVENGPLAVQTAKSIVSQAVDWEQDGMFDRQRPLIAHIFSSADAKEGATAFAEKRKPVWQGK; this comes from the coding sequence ATGTCAGACCTGATCACGGTGGAAGTCACCGACGGCATCCAGATCATCACGATCAACCGCCCCGAAGCCAAGAACGCCATCAACCTGGAAACCGCCCAGGCCATGGCCGCCGCGCTGGACCAGCTGGACAGCCGCGACGACATCCGCATCGGCATCCTGACGGGTGGCGGCGGCACGTTCTCGTCGGGCATGGACTTGAAGGCATTCGCCAAATCCGGGCAGCGTCCCTATGTTGACGGCCGTGGTTTCGCCGGCCTGAACGAACGCCCGCCCAAGAAGCCGCTGATCGCCGCCGTGGAAGGCTACGCGCTGGCCGGCGGCTGCGAAATGGCCTTGGCGTCCGACCTGATCGTGGCCGCCAACAACGCCAAGTTCGGCCTGCCTGAAGTCAAGCGCGGCCTGGTGGCCGGCGCTGGCGGCATGCTGCGCCTGCCGCGTCGCCTGCCGTACCACATCGCCATGGAAGTGATCCTGACGGGCGAAATGCTGACCGCCGAACGCGCGCATTCGTTTGGCCTGGTCAACCGCCTGACCGAACCGGGCGGTGCGCTGGCCGGTGCGCTGGAGCTGGCGCGCGCCATCGTTGAAAACGGCCCGCTGGCCGTGCAGACCGCCAAGAGCATCGTGTCGCAGGCCGTTGATTGGGAACAGGACGGCATGTTCGACCGCCAACGTCCGTTGATTGCGCATATCTTTTCGTCGGCCGACGCGAAGGAAGGCGCGACCGCTTTCGCTGAAAAGCGCAAGCCGGTCTGGCAGGGTAAGTAA
- a CDS encoding YgjP-like metallopeptidase domain-containing protein: MPSTDQLELLFDVQDHDATQGASPLIALHGASPLIATPKPPAARPVPSPQADSPQPVTPTNLFPDAATADTPKGEPLLTLSPNASSRVPTPCPDPLPPGARWREVPTEQQPIGFVLLRSRRRSIGFVITDDGLRVTAPSWVTLTQIDDAVREKARWILTKLREWHARKQQLAIAHTRWQTGGELPYLGKRIVLGVGGDSRQSRLSGDADAPQDGDTLLLALPSTADQSRIRDAAQAWLQQRAGAWFGARLAHFLQISGLKIRRWRLSSAATRWGSCTSDGNIMLNWRLIHFAPGIIDYVIAHELAHLREMNHSQDFWREVGQILPDFEDAKNILRRHDPASLPQF; this comes from the coding sequence ATGCCTAGCACTGATCAGCTCGAACTCCTGTTCGACGTACAAGACCACGACGCGACCCAAGGCGCGTCGCCACTGATCGCGCTCCACGGCGCGTCGCCGCTGATCGCCACGCCGAAGCCGCCTGCCGCGCGGCCCGTGCCCTCCCCCCAGGCGGACAGCCCGCAGCCCGTCACCCCCACCAACCTGTTTCCCGACGCCGCCACGGCCGACACGCCCAAGGGCGAGCCGCTGCTGACGCTGTCGCCCAATGCGTCGTCGCGCGTGCCCACGCCCTGTCCGGACCCGCTGCCGCCCGGCGCGCGCTGGCGTGAAGTGCCCACCGAGCAGCAGCCGATTGGCTTCGTGCTGCTGCGCTCGCGTCGGCGCAGCATTGGTTTTGTCATTACCGACGACGGCCTGCGGGTGACGGCGCCCAGTTGGGTCACGCTGACACAGATTGACGACGCGGTGCGCGAGAAAGCCCGCTGGATCCTCACCAAGCTGCGCGAATGGCATGCCCGCAAGCAGCAACTGGCCATCGCGCATACGCGCTGGCAGACCGGTGGCGAACTGCCTTACCTGGGCAAGCGCATTGTGCTTGGCGTGGGTGGCGACAGCCGCCAGTCCCGCTTGTCCGGCGATGCCGACGCGCCGCAAGACGGCGACACCTTGTTGCTGGCGCTGCCGTCCACGGCGGATCAGAGCCGCATCCGCGACGCCGCGCAAGCCTGGTTGCAGCAGCGCGCCGGCGCCTGGTTTGGCGCGCGGCTGGCGCATTTTTTACAGATCAGCGGTTTGAAGATACGCCGCTGGCGGCTGTCGTCCGCGGCCACGCGCTGGGGTTCCTGCACCAGCGACGGCAACATCATGCTGAACTGGCGCCTGATTCATTTCGCGCCCGGCATCATTGATTACGTCATTGCGCATGAACTCGCCCATCTGCGCGAGATGAACCACAGCCAGGACTTCTGGCGTGAAGTGGGCCAGATCCTGCCCGACTTCGAAGACGCCAAGAACATCCTGCGGCGTCACGATCCGGCTTCGCTGCCTCAGTTCTAA
- a CDS encoding fumarate hydratase, protein MSVIIKEEDFIQSIADGIQFISYYHPVDYIRHLARAYEREESPAARDAMAQILTNSRMCAEGKRPLCQDTGIVNVFLKIGMSVRFDTKRTLQELCDEGVRRGYLNPDNPLRASVLDDPLFARKNTRDNTPCILHVELVQGDKVDVQIASKGGGSENKSKFAMLNPSDSLVDWVLKTVPTMGAGWCPPGMLGIGVGGTAEKAMLMAKQSLMEDIDMYELLARGPQNKLEELRIELYEKVNALGIGAQGLGGLTTVLDVKISTFPTHAASKPVAMIPNCAATRHAHFELDGTGPARLDPPSLSEWPEVHWAPDYNKSKQVDLNTLTKEEVASWKPGQTLLLSGKMLTGRDAAHKRIQDMLAKGEPLPVDFTNRVIYYVGPVDPVGDEVVGPAGPTTATRMDKFTDMMLEKTGLISMIGKSERGPVAIEAIKKHGSAYLMAVGGAAYLVSKAIRGAKVLGFADLGMEAIYEFDVKDMPVTVAVDAKGTSVHTTGPKEWQAKIGKIPVAVA, encoded by the coding sequence ATGTCCGTCATCATTAAAGAAGAAGACTTCATCCAGTCGATAGCCGATGGCATCCAGTTCATCAGCTACTACCACCCCGTCGACTACATCCGCCATCTGGCGCGCGCCTACGAGCGCGAGGAAAGCCCCGCCGCGCGCGACGCGATGGCGCAGATCCTGACCAATTCCCGCATGTGCGCCGAAGGCAAGCGTCCGCTGTGCCAGGACACCGGCATCGTCAACGTCTTCCTGAAGATCGGCATGAGCGTGCGCTTTGACACCAAGCGCACCCTGCAAGAGCTCTGTGACGAAGGCGTGCGCCGTGGCTACCTGAACCCGGACAATCCGCTGCGCGCTTCCGTGCTGGATGACCCGCTGTTCGCGCGCAAGAACACGCGCGACAACACGCCCTGTATCCTGCACGTCGAGCTTGTCCAGGGTGACAAGGTCGACGTGCAAATCGCTTCCAAGGGCGGCGGTTCGGAAAACAAATCCAAGTTCGCCATGCTGAACCCCAGCGATTCGCTGGTGGACTGGGTGCTGAAGACCGTCCCGACCATGGGCGCCGGCTGGTGCCCCCCGGGCATGCTCGGCATCGGCGTCGGCGGCACCGCTGAAAAAGCCATGCTGATGGCCAAGCAGTCGTTGATGGAAGACATCGACATGTACGAACTGCTGGCCCGTGGCCCGCAGAACAAGCTGGAAGAACTGCGCATCGAGCTGTACGAAAAGGTCAACGCGCTGGGTATCGGCGCGCAAGGCCTGGGCGGCCTGACCACCGTGCTGGACGTCAAGATCAGCACCTTCCCCACGCACGCCGCGTCCAAGCCGGTTGCGATGATCCCGAACTGCGCCGCCACGCGCCATGCGCACTTTGAACTGGACGGCACGGGCCCCGCGCGCCTGGATCCGCCGTCGCTGTCCGAATGGCCGGAAGTGCATTGGGCGCCGGACTACAACAAGTCCAAGCAGGTAGACCTGAACACGCTGACCAAGGAAGAAGTGGCCAGCTGGAAGCCGGGCCAGACGCTGCTGCTGTCCGGCAAGATGCTGACCGGCCGCGACGCCGCGCACAAGCGCATCCAGGACATGCTGGCCAAGGGCGAGCCGCTGCCCGTGGACTTCACCAACCGCGTGATCTATTACGTGGGCCCGGTGGATCCGGTGGGCGACGAAGTGGTCGGCCCCGCCGGCCCCACCACCGCCACGCGCATGGACAAGTTCACCGACATGATGTTGGAGAAGACGGGCCTGATCTCGATGATCGGCAAGTCCGAACGCGGCCCGGTCGCGATTGAAGCCATCAAGAAGCACGGCTCGGCGTATCTGATGGCGGTGGGCGGCGCGGCGTATCTGGTATCCAAGGCCATTCGTGGCGCCAAGGTGCTGGGCTTTGCCGACCTGGGCATGGAAGCCATCTACGAATTCGACGTGAAGGACATGCCGGTAACCGTGGCGGTAGACGCCAAGGGCACCTCGGTCCACACGACGGGTCCGAAGGAATGGCAAGCCAAGATCGGGAAGATTCCGGTCGCGGTTGCGTAA
- the gloA gene encoding lactoylglutathione lyase, with translation MRMLHTMLRVGNLDKSIDFYTNVLGMRVLRRNDYPDGKFTLAFVGYQDESEGAVIELTHNWDTDKYDLGNGYGHIALEVDNAYEACDKVKERGGKVTREAGPMKHGKTVIAFVEDPDGYKIEFIQKKDRQD, from the coding sequence ATGCGTATGCTCCACACCATGCTGCGAGTCGGCAACCTCGACAAGTCCATCGATTTCTACACCAACGTGCTCGGCATGCGCGTCCTGCGCCGCAACGACTACCCGGACGGCAAGTTCACGCTGGCCTTCGTGGGCTATCAGGACGAGTCCGAAGGCGCGGTCATTGAACTGACCCACAACTGGGACACCGACAAGTACGACCTGGGCAACGGCTACGGCCACATCGCGCTGGAAGTCGACAACGCCTACGAAGCCTGTGACAAGGTCAAGGAACGCGGCGGCAAGGTCACCCGCGAAGCCGGCCCGATGAAGCACGGCAAGACCGTGATCGCGTTCGTGGAAGATCCGGACGGCTACAAGATCGAGTTCATCCAGAAGAAAGACCGTCAGGACTAA
- the glyQ gene encoding glycine--tRNA ligase subunit alpha, producing MLTFQQIILTLQEYWDKQGCALLQPYDMEVGAGTSHTATFLRAIGPEPWRAAYVQPSRRPKDGRYGENPNRLQHYYQYQVVLKPAPPDILDLYIGSLKALGIDPTQHDIRFVEDDWENPTLGAWGLGWEVWLNGMEVTQFTYFQQVGGLDCTPTTGEITYGLERLAMYLQDVQSVYDLVWTEGANGNRVLYRDVFHQNEVEQSTYNFEHSSADMLFAHFNDYEAEAKRLMDVPLALPAYEAALKAAHTFNMLDARGAISVTERAAYIGRIRNLSRAVAQAYFDSRERLGFPMLRRNQAAGEAA from the coding sequence ATGCTCACCTTTCAGCAAATCATCCTTACGCTCCAGGAATACTGGGACAAGCAGGGTTGCGCCCTGCTGCAACCCTACGACATGGAAGTCGGCGCCGGCACCTCGCACACGGCTACGTTCCTGCGCGCGATCGGCCCGGAGCCGTGGCGCGCCGCCTACGTGCAGCCGTCGCGTCGCCCCAAGGATGGCCGCTACGGCGAAAACCCCAACCGCCTGCAGCACTATTACCAGTACCAGGTGGTGCTCAAGCCCGCGCCGCCCGACATCCTGGACCTGTACATCGGTTCGCTGAAGGCGCTGGGCATCGACCCCACCCAGCACGACATCCGCTTCGTCGAGGACGACTGGGAAAATCCCACGCTGGGCGCTTGGGGCCTGGGCTGGGAAGTCTGGCTGAACGGCATGGAAGTCACGCAGTTCACCTACTTCCAGCAAGTGGGCGGCCTGGATTGCACGCCGACCACGGGTGAAATCACCTACGGCCTGGAACGCCTGGCCATGTACCTGCAAGACGTGCAAAGCGTGTACGACCTGGTCTGGACCGAGGGCGCCAACGGCAACCGCGTGCTGTACCGCGACGTGTTCCACCAGAACGAAGTCGAACAATCGACCTACAACTTCGAGCACTCGTCGGCCGACATGCTGTTTGCGCACTTCAACGACTACGAAGCCGAAGCCAAGCGCCTGATGGACGTGCCGCTGGCGCTGCCGGCCTACGAGGCCGCGCTGAAAGCCGCGCACACCTTCAACATGCTGGACGCGCGAGGCGCCATCAGCGTGACCGAGCGCGCCGCCTACATTGGCCGCATCCGCAACCTGTCGCGCGCCGTCGCGCAGGCTTATTTCGATTCCCGCGAACGACTGGGCTTTCCCATGCTGCGCCGCAATCAGGCCGCCGGGGAGGCTGCATAA